The Helicobacter cetorum MIT 00-7128 region TACAGGGCATATGCACTTAGGATTGGCTATTCTAGTTGCAGGGCTTGGAGGTTTTGTGGGAGACCAAATCTATTTTTATATTGGACGCACCAATAAAACCTATATCCAAAAAAAGCTAGAAAAACAACGGCGCAAATTAGCCTTGGCGCATTTATTATTGCAAAAATATGGGTGGTTTATCATCTTTATCCAACGCTACATGTATGGCATGCGCACAATTATTCCTATTAGTATAGGGCTAACACGCTATAGTGCTTTAAGATTTGCTATCATCAACTTAATCAGTGCCATGATATGGGCATCAATTACCATTGTTCTAGCTTGGCATTTAGGAGAGGCATTATTACAATCTTTAGGTTGGCTAAAAGAGCACCCTTATATGCTATTATTGCTCTTAGCGTCTTTTTTGGGCTTAGTAGCATGGTATTTTCAATACTACAGCAAAAAAGACAAGTAAAATGTTTTATAATATTTGTTTAAAATTTAAAGAAAGGTTATTCAATGTTACACATTAAATTAGAATCCACAACATTTGAGCAAGCACACGCCGATGTGAGCTTAGTTTTTATTTTCAATAAAGACCTTGAGCATGCTTGGGTAAAAAATAAGGAAGTCTTAAAAGCTTTTGATTATGAGGGTGAAGGCACATTCTTAGACCAACAAAATAAAATTTTATATGTAGGCGTTAAAGAGAATGATACCCATTTGTTACGAGAGGCTAGTTTTCAAGCCATTAGAGCCCTTAAAAAACTCCCTTTTAAAAACGCAAAAGTAGGTGTTTATAATTGTCATAAACCCTATACTGAAGACAAGGCTCTTCTAGAAAATCTC contains the following coding sequences:
- a CDS encoding DedA family protein; its protein translation is MEEYIISLWNQHASTWGYLILFGWSILEGEIGLILAGIASYTGHMHLGLAILVAGLGGFVGDQIYFYIGRTNKTYIQKKLEKQRRKLALAHLLLQKYGWFIIFIQRYMYGMRTIIPISIGLTRYSALRFAIINLISAMIWASITIVLAWHLGEALLQSLGWLKEHPYMLLLLLASFLGLVAWYFQYYSKKDK